A genomic stretch from Natronomonas gomsonensis includes:
- a CDS encoding class I SAM-dependent methyltransferase — translation MPTQDRSEPPWREIALLWAARRCGALEALSTTAGAPEAVADATDIDPEAAERLVAALQSQGFLTRVDGECEPTNRLLGFLTKTDLRSIGRLPAELDAFGRWVALPETLAGRAVPEQPDELRNELGKEAAADEVCLRSEVTTAVHAAPDGDSVVVVGDGAGRRAVEFARRGWSVTLLDSEARIDAAEPLLRRESIDLRRGDGTEIPTCDLVVGVETLSRRDSDSATDHVAAAAAAASTVVFLDTFDGETPGAALVDIDRLAAGEGRVHGIGATRSWLEGAFDDVSVEAVPSSRRSALIGRSIQ, via the coding sequence ATGCCAACGCAGGACCGAAGCGAGCCGCCCTGGCGCGAGATAGCGTTGCTGTGGGCGGCCCGCCGCTGTGGCGCCCTCGAAGCGCTGTCGACGACCGCGGGAGCGCCCGAAGCGGTCGCCGACGCCACCGATATCGACCCCGAAGCGGCCGAGCGTCTCGTTGCCGCGCTGCAGTCGCAGGGCTTTCTCACCCGCGTCGACGGGGAGTGCGAACCCACCAACCGCTTGCTTGGCTTTCTAACGAAGACCGACCTCCGCTCTATCGGCCGCCTGCCCGCCGAGTTGGACGCCTTCGGGCGGTGGGTCGCGCTGCCGGAGACGCTGGCCGGTCGAGCGGTTCCGGAGCAGCCAGACGAGTTGCGGAACGAACTCGGCAAAGAGGCTGCCGCCGACGAAGTCTGTCTGCGCTCGGAGGTGACGACCGCGGTCCACGCCGCCCCGGACGGCGACAGCGTCGTGGTGGTCGGCGACGGAGCGGGCCGCCGTGCCGTCGAGTTCGCCCGCCGTGGCTGGTCAGTGACGTTGCTGGACAGCGAAGCCCGAATCGATGCCGCCGAACCGCTGCTTCGTCGGGAATCCATCGACCTCCGTCGCGGCGATGGAACCGAGATACCAACGTGTGACCTCGTGGTCGGCGTCGAAACCCTGAGTCGCCGGGACAGTGACAGTGCCACAGACCACGTCGCGGCCGCGGCCGCCGCGGCATCTACGGTCGTCTTCCTCGACACCTTCGATGGCGAAACGCCCGGAGCCGCGTTGGTCGATATCGACCGACTGGCGGCAGGGGAGGGTCGCGTACACGGAATCGGAGCGACCCGCTCGTGGCTCGAAGGGGCGTTCGACGACGTATCCGTCGAGGCGGTGCCGTCGAGTCGGCGCTCGGCGCTCATCGGGCGCTCGATTCAATAG
- a CDS encoding protein-L-isoaspartate(D-aspartate) O-methyltransferase, translating to MFRRDDDADADFETRRERMVEALAESGRIERESTIEALKAVPRHEFVPPERRGSAYADRPLPIGNDQTISAPHMVGIMCDRLALSEGEAVLEVGTGCGYHAAVTAEIVGDGNVYTVEYVESLAEDARKRLDDLGYNVQVRVGDGHDGWPEYAPYDAAYLTCAARELPEAVLEQLREGGRLLAPVGERRQRLVRAVKREDGIDREEFGGVRFVPMQGGDS from the coding sequence GTGTTCCGACGCGACGATGACGCCGATGCGGATTTCGAGACGCGGCGAGAGCGGATGGTCGAGGCACTCGCCGAAAGCGGTCGCATCGAACGCGAGTCGACTATCGAGGCGCTGAAGGCCGTCCCGCGACACGAGTTCGTCCCACCCGAGCGCCGGGGGAGCGCCTACGCCGACCGACCGCTTCCCATCGGTAACGACCAGACCATCTCCGCGCCGCACATGGTGGGCATCATGTGCGACAGACTCGCCTTGAGCGAAGGCGAGGCGGTGCTCGAAGTCGGTACCGGCTGTGGGTATCACGCCGCGGTCACGGCCGAAATCGTCGGCGACGGCAACGTCTACACCGTCGAGTACGTCGAATCGCTGGCCGAAGACGCGCGAAAGCGACTCGACGACCTCGGGTACAACGTTCAGGTCCGCGTCGGCGACGGCCACGACGGGTGGCCCGAGTACGCCCCCTACGACGCCGCGTATCTCACCTGTGCCGCCCGTGAGTTGCCCGAAGCGGTCCTCGAACAGCTCCGGGAGGGTGGTCGCTTGCTCGCGCCCGTCGGTGAGCGCCGACAGCGGCTCGTCCGCGCCGTCAAACGCGAGGACGGCATCGACCGCGAAGAGTTCGGCGGCGTCCGGTTCGTCCCGATGCAGGGCGGCGATTCTTGA
- a CDS encoding HVO_0476 family zinc finger protein produces the protein MSQQRVAVRCPSCSPADETAHEVLNHGGQATVRCSECSHVHKTTIEEESRVDRRVIVSQDDESTEARVEVPPEEELSTGDEFLVETDEAILTARITSIETTEGARVDEATAEDVKTLWTRAVGNVAVNLTLHPKDGGHDETRSVKIQVPGDEEFIVGRTHEYGGEEFTVERLLVREDATDYYREGYDHGGDAALAKDLKRVYARDENSTQRAWSAW, from the coding sequence ATGAGTCAACAGCGCGTCGCGGTTCGGTGCCCCTCCTGCTCGCCGGCCGACGAGACCGCCCACGAGGTGCTCAACCACGGTGGGCAGGCCACGGTTCGATGCAGCGAGTGCAGTCACGTTCACAAGACGACCATCGAGGAGGAGTCACGCGTCGACCGCCGGGTCATCGTCTCCCAGGACGACGAATCGACTGAGGCACGCGTCGAAGTGCCGCCGGAAGAAGAGCTATCGACGGGCGACGAGTTCCTCGTCGAAACCGACGAGGCGATTCTCACCGCACGTATCACCTCCATCGAGACGACGGAGGGCGCCCGCGTCGACGAAGCCACTGCAGAAGACGTGAAGACGCTGTGGACGCGTGCGGTCGGCAACGTCGCGGTGAACCTGACGCTGCACCCGAAAGACGGCGGCCACGACGAGACTCGGAGCGTGAAGATACAGGTACCCGGCGACGAGGAGTTCATCGTCGGCCGAACCCACGAGTACGGCGGCGAGGAGTTCACCGTCGAGCGCCTGCTGGTCCGGGAGGACGCCACCGACTACTATCGAGAGGGATACGACCACGGCGGCGACGCGGCGCTCGCGAAGGACCTCAAGCGAGTGTACGCCCGAGACGAGAACTCCACCCAGCGGGCGTGGTCGGCCTGGTAG
- a CDS encoding aminopeptidase: MSDSDVLDIEDPEAVAAAAETAVQQCLAVDPDESCVVVTDDKRQPIGEALYDAALEATDDAVIVRYPPGPQHGAEPPEPVAGALQSADTFLAPTTKSLSHTRARSDATDGGARGATLPGITEEVFTTGLDADYDAIAAECEAMLETVEGADEIRVTSPQGTDITFELGDRVWNDDTGIVHESGDFSNLPAGEVFISPESADGTYVVDGTIRPHGLLDEGQTVTFEVEDGYVTSIGDDAIRADVEEAAEQVGQNAYNMAELGIGTNIGVTDLVGSVLLDEKAGGTVHIALGDDAGIGGDNDAPIHLDGILREPTVYVDGEEVELPQVER; encoded by the coding sequence ATGAGCGATTCGGACGTACTCGACATCGAAGACCCGGAGGCCGTCGCCGCGGCGGCCGAGACCGCCGTCCAGCAGTGTCTCGCCGTCGACCCCGACGAGAGTTGCGTCGTCGTCACCGACGACAAACGCCAGCCCATCGGCGAGGCGCTGTACGACGCCGCCCTCGAAGCCACCGACGACGCCGTCATCGTCCGGTACCCGCCGGGACCACAGCACGGCGCGGAGCCGCCGGAACCGGTCGCAGGCGCGCTGCAATCGGCCGACACCTTCCTCGCGCCGACGACGAAGAGTCTCAGTCACACCCGCGCGCGCTCGGATGCGACCGACGGCGGCGCTCGTGGCGCGACGCTGCCGGGCATCACCGAGGAGGTGTTCACGACGGGGTTGGACGCCGACTACGACGCCATCGCCGCCGAGTGCGAGGCGATGCTCGAAACCGTCGAGGGCGCCGATGAAATCCGCGTCACCTCGCCGCAGGGCACCGACATCACCTTCGAGTTGGGTGACCGCGTCTGGAACGACGACACCGGCATCGTCCACGAGTCGGGCGACTTCTCGAACCTCCCGGCCGGTGAGGTGTTCATCAGCCCCGAATCCGCCGACGGCACCTACGTCGTCGACGGCACCATCCGACCACACGGCTTGCTCGACGAGGGACAGACGGTCACCTTCGAAGTCGAAGACGGCTACGTCACCTCGATTGGCGACGACGCCATCCGCGCCGATGTCGAAGAGGCCGCCGAGCAGGTGGGGCAGAACGCCTACAACATGGCCGAACTCGGCATCGGAACGAACATCGGTGTCACCGACCTCGTCGGCAGCGTCCTGCTGGACGAGAAGGCCGGCGGAACCGTTCACATCGCGCTGGGCGACGACGCCGGTATCGGCGGCGACAACGACGCCCCCATCCACCTCGACGGCATCCTTCGGGAGCCGACGGTGTACGTGGATGGGGAGGAAGTGGAACTTCCTCAGGTCGAGCGGTGA
- a CDS encoding long-chain-fatty-acid--CoA ligase — MSMHPTIADTLELSAEKYPEKEALVYPRRDRRYTFAELDERADRLANALADLGVEKGDRVSTMLYNGSEIICTVFACAKLGAVFNPLNYRLPAGEVEFICNDAESRVLIYEDDTREAVEGARENLETVEEYVFIEEDSPDDTHDFDAIIEAAPAETPDTIVEEDDVYAFIYTSGTTGRPKGVVHEHRDMVEHNLICVAEGGLRKNDVGLSALPLYHCAELHAALFPRIQVGAKSVVHHEFDPVAVLQDIEKHDVSVMFAAPTAWNGLAHAAEEVDADTSSLRLGMYGASPMPKEVLDACMEQFCDDYLQAYGMTEIGPCGTFQHPDEQIPKQGSAGKPALNHDVRVVEPDGAPDAEVEQGDIGEILFAGPCTMREYWNRPEATADSLREEGGVEWYYSGDLGYFDDDGYLYVVDRKDDMIITGGENVYPTEVEDVLFSHPDVVEAAVVGEPHPEWGEAVVAYVVGDTDADTLESFVLDSDDLADFKRPREYHFVEELPKNPSGKVQKFKLREE, encoded by the coding sequence TTGAGTATGCATCCCACGATAGCAGATACACTGGAACTCAGCGCCGAGAAGTACCCCGAGAAAGAAGCGCTGGTGTATCCGCGACGCGACCGCCGCTACACGTTCGCGGAACTCGACGAGCGTGCCGACCGGCTGGCAAACGCCCTGGCGGACCTCGGCGTCGAGAAGGGCGACCGCGTCTCGACGATGCTGTACAACGGTTCGGAAATCATCTGTACGGTGTTCGCCTGTGCGAAACTCGGTGCGGTGTTCAACCCCCTGAACTACCGCCTACCGGCCGGCGAGGTCGAGTTCATCTGCAACGACGCCGAATCGCGCGTCCTCATCTACGAAGACGACACCCGCGAGGCGGTCGAAGGCGCCCGCGAGAACCTCGAAACCGTCGAGGAGTACGTCTTCATCGAAGAGGACTCCCCCGACGACACCCACGACTTCGATGCCATCATCGAGGCGGCCCCGGCGGAGACACCCGACACCATCGTCGAGGAAGACGACGTGTACGCGTTCATCTACACCTCGGGGACGACGGGTCGGCCGAAGGGCGTCGTCCACGAGCACCGCGATATGGTCGAACACAACCTCATCTGCGTCGCGGAGGGCGGCCTCCGGAAAAACGACGTGGGGCTGTCGGCGCTGCCGCTGTATCACTGCGCGGAGTTACACGCCGCCTTGTTCCCCCGGATTCAGGTGGGGGCGAAAAGCGTCGTCCACCACGAGTTCGACCCCGTCGCTGTGCTTCAGGACATCGAGAAACATGACGTGTCGGTGATGTTCGCCGCGCCGACGGCGTGGAACGGACTGGCTCACGCCGCCGAGGAGGTCGACGCCGACACCTCCTCGCTCCGACTCGGGATGTACGGCGCCTCGCCGATGCCGAAGGAGGTACTCGACGCCTGCATGGAGCAGTTCTGTGACGACTACCTCCAGGCCTACGGCATGACCGAAATCGGCCCCTGTGGAACGTTCCAACACCCCGACGAACAGATACCGAAACAGGGGTCGGCCGGGAAACCCGCGCTGAACCACGATGTCCGGGTCGTCGAACCCGACGGCGCGCCGGATGCCGAGGTCGAGCAGGGCGACATCGGCGAGATACTGTTCGCCGGGCCGTGTACGATGCGGGAGTACTGGAACCGCCCGGAGGCGACCGCAGACTCCCTCCGGGAGGAAGGGGGCGTCGAATGGTACTACTCCGGTGACCTCGGGTATTTCGACGACGACGGCTACCTCTACGTCGTCGACCGCAAGGACGACATGATAATAACCGGCGGCGAGAACGTCTATCCGACCGAAGTCGAGGACGTTCTCTTTTCGCATCCAGACGTAGTCGAGGCGGCGGTCGTCGGCGAACCGCATCCCGAGTGGGGCGAAGCGGTCGTCGCCTACGTCGTCGGCGACACCGACGCCGACACCCTGGAGTCGTTCGTCCTCGACAGCGACGACCTCGCGGACTTCAAGCGGCCGCGTGAGTACCACTTCGTGGAGGAACTGCCGAAGAACCCAAGCGGGAAAGTCCAGAAGTTCAAACTCCGCGAGGAGTAG
- a CDS encoding type II glyceraldehyde-3-phosphate dehydrogenase — MSIQVAVNGYGTIGKRVADAVALQPDMELVGVAKTRPNHEAELAVENDYPLYAAIEDRVHLFEEAGIELAGTVDELVEAADIVVDACPSGIGAENKSLYEAHDTPALYQGGEDADLVDVSFNARSNFEEAADADHVRVVSCNTTGLSRLLAPLQEEYGVEKARVTLVRRGGDPAQTGRGPINDILPNPVSLPSHHGPDVNTIFPDLAIDTLGLKVPATLMHTHSVNVTLEDAPDAEDVRELLDAQSRTFLVPESYDIDGAGKLKEYAMDRGRPRADIWENCIWSESISVEGDDLYLFQAIHQESDVVPENVDAIRAVLGTADAEESIQRTNETMGVGF, encoded by the coding sequence ATGAGCATTCAGGTCGCGGTCAACGGCTACGGAACCATCGGCAAACGCGTTGCCGACGCCGTCGCGCTCCAACCCGACATGGAGTTGGTCGGCGTCGCCAAGACCCGCCCCAACCACGAGGCGGAACTCGCCGTCGAGAACGACTATCCGCTGTACGCTGCCATCGAGGACCGCGTTCACCTGTTCGAGGAAGCCGGAATCGAGTTGGCCGGCACCGTCGACGAACTCGTCGAAGCCGCCGACATCGTCGTCGACGCCTGCCCCTCCGGCATCGGCGCCGAGAACAAGTCGCTGTACGAGGCCCACGACACGCCCGCGCTGTATCAGGGCGGCGAGGACGCCGACCTCGTCGACGTCTCGTTCAACGCCCGGAGCAACTTCGAGGAGGCCGCCGACGCAGACCACGTCCGCGTCGTCTCCTGTAACACGACCGGTCTCTCGCGGTTGCTCGCGCCGCTACAGGAGGAGTACGGCGTCGAGAAGGCCCGCGTCACCCTGGTCCGACGCGGCGGCGACCCCGCCCAGACTGGTCGTGGACCCATCAACGACATCCTGCCGAACCCGGTGAGTCTCCCCTCCCACCACGGTCCCGACGTGAACACCATCTTCCCCGACCTCGCTATCGACACGCTCGGGTTGAAGGTGCCCGCCACGCTGATGCACACCCACTCGGTCAACGTCACGCTGGAGGACGCTCCCGACGCCGAGGATGTTCGGGAGTTGCTCGACGCTCAGTCCCGAACCTTCCTCGTCCCCGAGTCCTACGACATCGACGGCGCCGGCAAACTGAAGGAGTACGCGATGGACCGCGGTCGGCCCCGTGCGGACATCTGGGAGAACTGCATCTGGTCGGAGTCGATAAGCGTCGAGGGCGACGACCTGTATCTGTTCCAGGCGATTCACCAGGAGTCCGACGTGGTGCCGGAGAACGTCGACGCCATCCGTGCGGTGCTGGGGACCGCCGACGCCGAGGAGTCCATCCAGCGCACCAACGAGACGATGGGTGTCGGTTTCTAA
- a CDS encoding Hsp20/alpha crystallin family protein, with the protein MRRDDRDDPFDDIFSEIERMMEEMTGGVSAAGNAGFGSDAHVSIYETDDELRVVADMPGVRKEDIDIKCDGRHVTISASTDTSDYEERIELPARVDEHSASATFNNGILEITLDRTGSSANIDLD; encoded by the coding sequence ATGCGCCGTGACGACCGCGACGACCCCTTCGACGACATCTTCAGCGAGATAGAGCGAATGATGGAGGAGATGACGGGCGGCGTGAGCGCGGCGGGTAACGCCGGTTTCGGTAGCGACGCCCACGTCTCCATCTACGAGACCGACGACGAACTCCGAGTCGTCGCGGACATGCCCGGCGTCCGAAAGGAGGACATCGACATCAAATGTGACGGCCGCCACGTCACCATCTCCGCGTCGACGGACACCAGCGACTACGAGGAGCGCATCGAACTCCCCGCCCGCGTCGACGAACACTCGGCGTCGGCGACGTTCAACAACGGCATCCTCGAAATCACGCTCGACCGAACCGGCAGTTCCGCGAACATCGACCTCGACTGA
- a CDS encoding ATP-grasp domain-containing protein: MLRLAVATDAETLERIRDPLAERDIEATYVPTSERAQPLGEPLADEAFDAGFVFPSRLMEGGVADAMLDVPWVNDREAILRSRNKAGALARLDRAGVSTPESVYVSNPADNSELRAAFERFDPPVVVKPNSTTRGVGIAKAGDLDSFFGLCDYLSLVHDYRATGDRSFLVQEYLPDARDYRAMVVDGECVGAVERRLPEAERAAGRWKHNVHRGAVAEGIELPKEHRKLAEDAAEALDIDWLGVDILVSGDRAVVNETNARPTVDAATKYEAEFYERLAALIRRTAHRDR, encoded by the coding sequence ATGCTCCGGCTCGCGGTCGCGACCGACGCCGAAACACTCGAACGGATTCGTGACCCGCTCGCCGAACGCGACATCGAGGCGACGTACGTCCCGACGAGCGAGCGCGCCCAACCGCTCGGTGAACCGCTCGCCGACGAGGCGTTCGACGCCGGGTTCGTCTTCCCCTCGCGGCTGATGGAGGGCGGCGTCGCCGACGCCATGCTGGACGTGCCGTGGGTCAACGACCGGGAGGCCATCCTGCGGAGTCGGAACAAGGCCGGTGCACTCGCCCGTCTCGACCGCGCCGGCGTTTCCACACCCGAGTCGGTGTACGTCTCGAACCCCGCCGACAACTCCGAACTCCGGGCGGCCTTCGAGCGGTTCGACCCACCGGTCGTCGTCAAGCCGAACTCGACGACCCGCGGCGTCGGCATCGCCAAAGCGGGCGATCTCGATTCGTTCTTCGGATTGTGCGATTACCTATCCTTGGTCCACGACTACCGCGCGACCGGCGACCGGTCGTTTCTCGTCCAGGAGTACCTCCCCGACGCCCGCGACTATCGGGCGATGGTCGTCGACGGCGAGTGCGTCGGCGCCGTCGAGCGCCGCCTCCCCGAGGCCGAGCGAGCGGCAGGCCGCTGGAAACACAACGTCCACCGCGGCGCCGTCGCCGAGGGCATCGAGTTGCCGAAAGAACACCGCAAGCTTGCCGAAGACGCCGCAGAAGCACTCGACATCGACTGGCTCGGCGTCGACATCCTCGTCTCGGGCGACCGCGCGGTCGTCAACGAGACGAACGCCCGCCCGACGGTCGATGCGGCGACGAAATACGAGGCGGAGTTCTACGAACGCCTCGCCGCCCTCATTCGTCGGACCGCACATCGGGACCGGTGA